The following DNA comes from Verrucomicrobiota bacterium.
TGCCAGATCGCGGCCGAGGTGCGCGACTTCGACCCCGCGCCCGCATTCCCGACGCCGAAGGAAGTCCGCCGCACCGACCGCTTCACTCAGTTCGGCATCTACGCCGGCTGGCAGGCGCTCAAGGACTCCGGCATCAACCTCGACCAGTGCAACCGCGACGAAATCGGCTGCTTCATCGGCTCCGGGATCGGCGGACTCTCCACCACCGAGGAGCAGCACAAGATTCTGCTGAACAAGGGCCCCGGCCGCGTCTCGCCGTTCATGATCCCCATGCTCATCCTGAACATGGCGTCGGGGATGTTCTCGATGTATCAGAAGCTCCGCGGCCCGAACGTGGCGACGTGCTCCGCATGCGCCACGAGCACGCACGCCATCGGCGAAGCGTGGCGCACGATCAAGATGGGCGACGCCCAGGCGATCTTCGCCGGCGGCGCCGAGGCGGCCATCGTGCCGCTGGGCATGAGCGGCTTTGCGGCGATGCGCGCGCTCAGCACGCGCAACGCCGAACCCAAGCGCGCCTCCCGCCCGTTCGACGCCCAGCGCGACGGCTTCGTGATGGGCGAAGGTGGCGGTGTGGTTCTGCTCGAGGAGTTGGAACACGCGAAGAAACGCGGCGCGAGAATCTACTGCGAAATCGTCGGCTACGGAAACACCGCCGACGCCAACCACATCACCGCGCCCGCGCCCGAGGGCGAAGGCGCCGCGCGCTGCATGAAGATGGCCCTCCGAAGCGCCGGGTTGAACCCGGCCGACATTTCCTACATCAACGCCCACGGCACCTCCACGCCGCAGGGAGACGTCTGCGAGACACAGGCGGTGAAGTCCGTTTTTGGCGACCACGCGCGCAAGCTCGCGGTGAGTTCCACCAAGGGCGCGACCGGCCACATGCTCGGCGCGGCGGGCGTCGTCGAAATGATCCTCTGCGCGAAAGCCATCGAGACCGGGATCGTCCCGCCAACCATCAACTACGAGCATCCCGACCCGCAGTGCGACCTCGACTACGTGCCGAACACGCCGCGCGAGATGCAGGTCAACGCGATCTTGAACAACTCCTTCGGCTTCGGCGGCCACAACGCGACCGTGTGCGCGAAAAAGTTCGTGGGGTAGCATCCGCCGCAGGCGCGTCGTTTCCGGCGTCGCGCTGCAAACCGTGGAACGCCCCGCCGCCGAACTGGGCCTCGCCGACCGCCTCCATTCTCTGGGCGGTGGACCGCTATGAGGAACGGTATTTCAATCTGCCCAAGGACTTGAACGACCTCGTGGCCAAAGGACTGCTGAAACCCCCGCCACCGCCGCCTGCCGGCTGAGCTTGGCCTTCCGCCGGCCCGAAACCAGCGGCGGTCTCACGAGAACTTCAACCCCTCTTTCACAAACACCGCGTCGGCATACACCAGCCTGCCCAGCGGCGGCAGGCGGCGCTCGTCGGCGAATTCCAGAAAGCGGAAGCCGTGCCCGGCTAGGAAATTCGCCAGCGTGCGGAAATCCGCCTGGCCCGCGTAAAGGTTTTCGAACAACACCTCGCTCATCACCACGTCCGTCGCCCGCAAAGTGTTAGTCGCGCCGCGCAGCACGTGCAGTTCAAAGCCCTGCACGTCGAGCTTGAGGAATGCCGGGCCGTGAAGGGCGAGGCGCACCGCCATGTTGTCCAGCGTGTCGAGCGGGACGGAAATTTTTCGGGCGTTCACCGTTTTCGGCCAGAGCTCCTTGTGGCGTTCCTCCATCGGTAGCAGGCTGCTGGACGGCGCGTAGTCGTTCTGAAACATCTCCACCGTTCCCGTCGAATCGCCGAGCGCGAGCGGATGCACCTGAACTTGTGAATGCGCTGTGGCAATCTGTTGCAACGACGACTGGCAGACCGTCAACGGTTCAAAGGCGTGAATCGTCGCCGTGGGAAAACACCGCGCCACCCAGCGGGCGAACTCGCCGGTGTTGGCCCCGACATCCAGCACGGTGCGGATGTCCGACAGTTTTTTTACGCGATCAAAAAAACGATAGAGCTCCAGCGGCACGCGCTGCCGCCGCGCCTCGGCAAAGCCGGGCACGTCGAGGCGGTTCGCCAGTTTGCGAAGTTCTCCAGCAAGACTCATACAGCGGCAGTATACGGGCTGGCCAGGGAAAAGTAACGCACCCATTGCCGCGCGGTCTGTTGCGACGAGTGCCCGCGCGTCACGGCGGCGTGCCCGGCGGTGGCGAGTGTCTGGAGTTTTTCCGGTGAATCCCACAGTTCCGCCAACAAACGCGCCCACGAATGGGCGCTGTTCGCGACCGCCCCGCCGAACTCGCCCAGAAACTCCGCCGCGTCCGGCACCCGTGCATCGCCGATGGCAGGCACGCCGAGCGAATAGAGGCAGCGCACACGCGAACCCGGCTTGAGCCAGCTGTTCCGCAAACTCGCCCGGGCGGGCACAAAACCCAGCCGCGCCTGCGCCGCGCTCGCAAACAACTGCGCCTTCGACCACGGAAAATAGCTCACGATGAGTTTTCCCCAACGCTCTTCCACCGGCTGGCCCTGACCGCTGATGACGTGCAATCGGATGGCGCGGGTCTCCGCCAGCCGTTCCAGCACCGGGCGCAGATTGTGCAACGGGCCAAGGCTGTAAGCCCCCCCATGCCACAGCAGAACGTCGCCGCGCAGCGCGGGTGGCATGGCAAGGTTCTTCGCGCCAAACTGCAGATATTCCGGCGGCTCGGATTCGCCGATGAAGGCGACGCGCTCATGCCCACGCACCAGCAGCGCCGCCAGTGTGCGCGAAGCCGTGGCGACGACGGCATCGAATTCGTGAAGCTGGCTCCAGAAATATTCCGGCTGATCGCAGATGAGGAAAACCTTGCACGGTTGGCCGACGATTTGCGCTGCACTAGGCACGGCCTTGAAACACACGAGCCAATCCACCGCTTCACGCGGTAGTTCGGCGCCGACTTCGATGCGCCAGTCGAGTCCAGCGACGCGCACTTCTTCGCGTAGCGCAGGCATCATGTCGTAGAGGATGACGTTGGCGCCCGGCGTTCGCTGCGGGGCCCAGAAGTGGATGCGGAGCGGTCCCGGAGCGCGGCCTTCAAGCCTTGGCAGTGCGGATGGCAAGGTGGACCTTGAAGCGGCCGGAAGGCCGCGCTCCGGCGGCGGGACGGCCCCGGCATCATTGTGCCGGATGGCCTCTTTGGATATTTCCGAGAACCGCCTACTTCCCCAGCCCAGCCGCGTCGTATACAGCGTGGCGTAGAATCGCGTCTTGCGGAGCAAGGCGTCCATGCATCAATCCTTGTGCAGCAGGCCGATGCCGATTTTACGGCGCTCGGTGCCGGCCTCGATAAATTCCTCGTGGAGGAACCCAGGCTTCAGCTCGGACCAGAACTTGTGCACCTCGATGTCTGGCTGCCGCTCGCGATGGTAAATATCATGGAACCCGATCAGCCCGCCGCGCCGGACGAACTGCGAGTAGAATTCAAAGTCCTGCTTCACGCCCGCATACGAGTGGTCGCCGTCAATGAACAGGAAGTCCAATTCCGCGCCCCCGAGCGCACGGCGGAACTCGTCGCGAATTTTCGCGTCGTGTGAGCTGCCGCGGATGCAGTCGAGCCGTTGGCCCGGCTGGCGGAAGGACTGGAAAAACGGCAGGCTCTTCTCGCTGTAGCCGCCGCCGAACTGCCCGCCCGGCAAATCCACGCTGATGATTTGCGCGTCCGGCGCGGCCAGTTGGCACCAGATGAAAAGCGTGCCGCCTTTGAAGGTGCCGATTTCACAAACGCGTCGCAGCGGCTGGCGTCGCAGCGCGTTCACAAGGCCGAGCAGCTCAGTCATGTTCTGCTTCAGTTCCAATGAGCGGTAAAAGCCCTTTCCTTGGAAGAGAAACGGTATGGCCATTATCATCTCGACGGTGGGTAGCTCGCGCTTTAGCCGCTGCAGCTCGGTCTGCGCCTCGGCGAGGTGCGTGCGCCACAGCGCGCGTTTGGAGACACTGTTCTGCATTCGCGCCAGTGCGCGGAACGGAGAAAAGTATTTTTGCACGGGCAATGGTTGGAACACTAAACTCGGCTCAGGTTGTCTTGCCGTTTTTAATTTCTACTGAGACTTTCCTAAGAAGTTTAAAGCTATGCCGCAACCTTGCCAACGGTTATCTCTGTGCGGTGGTTCCGCGCGGTAAGTTCCCGCACTGCTCACCGATG
Coding sequences within:
- a CDS encoding FkbM family methyltransferase, which translates into the protein MGFTGKTPDTRHRRARRRDARALVATDRAAMGALLFPGQPVYCRCMSLAGELRKLANRLDVPGFAEARRQRVPLELYRFFDRVKKLSDIRTVLDVGANTGEFARWVARCFPTATIHAFEPLTVCQSSLQQIATAHSQVQVHPLALGDSTGTVEMFQNDYAPSSSLLPMEERHKELWPKTVNARKISVPLDTLDNMAVRLALHGPAFLKLDVQGFELHVLRGATNTLRATDVVMSEVLFENLYAGQADFRTLANFLAGHGFRFLEFADERRLPPLGRLVYADAVFVKEGLKFS
- the fabF gene encoding beta-ketoacyl-ACP synthase II, producing the protein MANSSERRVVVTGMGVVSSLGHDVGTFWKNILAGQCGIDRITLFDISAYDCQIAAEVRDFDPAPAFPTPKEVRRTDRFTQFGIYAGWQALKDSGINLDQCNRDEIGCFIGSGIGGLSTTEEQHKILLNKGPGRVSPFMIPMLILNMASGMFSMYQKLRGPNVATCSACATSTHAIGEAWRTIKMGDAQAIFAGGAEAAIVPLGMSGFAAMRALSTRNAEPKRASRPFDAQRDGFVMGEGGGVVLLEELEHAKKRGARIYCEIVGYGNTADANHITAPAPEGEGAARCMKMALRSAGLNPADISYINAHGTSTPQGDVCETQAVKSVFGDHARKLAVSSTKGATGHMLGAAGVVEMILCAKAIETGIVPPTINYEHPDPQCDLDYVPNTPREMQVNAILNNSFGFGGHNATVCAKKFVG
- a CDS encoding class I SAM-dependent methyltransferase translates to MQNSVSKRALWRTHLAEAQTELQRLKRELPTVEMIMAIPFLFQGKGFYRSLELKQNMTELLGLVNALRRQPLRRVCEIGTFKGGTLFIWCQLAAPDAQIISVDLPGGQFGGGYSEKSLPFFQSFRQPGQRLDCIRGSSHDAKIRDEFRRALGGAELDFLFIDGDHSYAGVKQDFEFYSQFVRRGGLIGFHDIYHRERQPDIEVHKFWSELKPGFLHEEFIEAGTERRKIGIGLLHKD